From the Octadecabacter antarcticus 307 genome, one window contains:
- a CDS encoding IS3 family transposase: MTSKRTFITAHKAQYAVSILCRLLEISRGWFYGFPASQPARDQRQVNREARDQELLPKIKTFFKVSKKCYGSKRIHQDLLADSEVVSERRVARIMKENKLSPLLRKRRKPITTDSNHMLKPSIAPSHTYCVCAAGKWAGDCEAICREGPNLLEQKFHSQTPNTVCPLSDAEHRLPGNRWPTSPISTPLLGIMLRITLPGKGRGLALSGWREGHGHA; this comes from the coding sequence ATGACGAGCAAGCGCACTTTCATCACTGCCCATAAAGCGCAATATGCGGTTTCAATATTATGCCGTCTCCTGGAGATATCCCGGGGCTGGTTCTACGGATTTCCAGCCAGTCAGCCTGCACGCGATCAACGTCAAGTTAATCGTGAGGCCCGAGATCAGGAGTTGCTTCCCAAGATTAAAACCTTCTTCAAGGTCAGTAAGAAATGCTATGGATCAAAGCGTATTCACCAAGACTTGCTGGCGGATAGTGAGGTCGTCTCTGAACGGCGTGTTGCCAGAATAATGAAGGAAAACAAGCTGTCTCCGCTTCTTCGCAAGCGTAGAAAGCCAATCACGACGGACAGCAATCATATGCTGAAGCCTTCCATTGCCCCCTCTCACACATACTGCGTATGTGCTGCCGGCAAATGGGCAGGCGATTGCGAAGCAATCTGCCGAGAGGGGCCAAACTTGCTGGAACAGAAGTTCCACAGCCAGACGCCTAATACCGTTTGCCCTCTCAGCGATGCAGAGCATCGCCTGCCGGGTAATAGGTGGCCGACATCACCTATATCGACACCCCTTCTCGGGATCATGCTTCGCATAACCCTGCCGGGCAAGGGACGAGGGCTGGCTTTATCTGGCTGGCGTGAAGGACATGGCCACGCGTGA
- a CDS encoding bifunctional alpha/beta hydrolase/OsmC family protein, with translation MPTERFTFPGHDGQQLAARLDLPDGPYLSTALFAHCFTCSKDIPAARRIAARLSSMGIAVLRFDFTGLGHSEGEFENTNFTSNVQDLMAANAELVLRGMCPSLLVGHSLGGAAVLKAAPEMKNIKAAVTLGAPFDPEHVTKNFADSLPQIIRDGVAEVSLGGRPFRISNDFLKDIAKGKLTPAIAGLNAALLVLHAPRDATVSIDNASEIFLAAKHPKSFITLDGADHLLSRAADAEYAADVIATWAKRYIDLPRAAAPIGAPEGVLRVSEADPKGFLQDVQSGPHHLLADEPAAYGGTNKGLTPYGFLSAGLGACTSMTIRMYARRKGWPLASVSVDVTHDKVHAQDAGNETKTKIDSFVRTISLQGDLDDSQRARLLEIADRCPVHQSLERSNQIETKLA, from the coding sequence ATGCCAACCGAACGCTTCACTTTCCCCGGTCATGATGGCCAGCAACTCGCAGCCCGTCTTGATCTGCCCGATGGTCCGTACCTCTCGACGGCCCTGTTCGCTCATTGTTTCACCTGTTCCAAAGACATCCCCGCGGCCCGTCGCATTGCCGCGCGCCTGTCGTCCATGGGCATCGCCGTGTTGCGGTTTGATTTCACTGGGCTGGGCCATTCGGAAGGCGAGTTTGAAAACACAAACTTCACTAGCAATGTGCAAGACCTCATGGCGGCAAACGCGGAACTCGTACTGCGCGGCATGTGCCCATCCTTGCTGGTCGGTCACAGCTTGGGCGGGGCAGCCGTGCTCAAAGCAGCACCCGAGATGAAAAATATTAAGGCTGCCGTCACCTTGGGCGCGCCGTTTGATCCCGAACACGTCACCAAAAATTTCGCCGATTCCCTGCCGCAGATCATTCGTGACGGGGTAGCAGAAGTGTCGCTTGGCGGGCGGCCTTTCCGCATCTCCAACGACTTCCTAAAAGACATCGCCAAAGGCAAACTCACCCCGGCGATCGCGGGCCTCAACGCCGCACTTTTGGTGCTCCACGCCCCACGCGACGCAACGGTGTCCATCGACAACGCGTCTGAGATTTTCCTGGCAGCCAAACATCCAAAAAGTTTCATTACTCTGGACGGCGCCGACCACCTGCTCAGCCGCGCAGCGGACGCCGAATACGCCGCCGACGTCATCGCGACATGGGCCAAGCGCTACATTGACCTGCCCCGCGCCGCGGCGCCAATCGGCGCCCCCGAAGGCGTGTTGCGTGTCTCCGAAGCCGACCCCAAAGGTTTCTTGCAAGACGTACAATCGGGGCCCCATCACTTGCTCGCGGATGAACCGGCAGCTTACGGCGGCACCAACAAAGGTCTGACGCCCTACGGTTTCCTTTCGGCGGGCCTCGGTGCGTGCACATCCATGACCATCCGCATGTATGCCCGTCGCAAAGGCTGGCCGCTCGCGTCAGTCAGCGTGGATGTAACCCATGATAAAGTCCACGCTCAGGACGCTGGCAACGAAACCAAAACAAAGATTGACAGCTTCGTTCGCACGATTAGCCTGCAAGGCGACCTTGATGACAGCCAACGCGCCCGCCTGCTCGAAATCGCGGACCGCTGCCCCGTTCACCAATCGCTTGAACGCTCGAATCAAATTGAAACAAAGCTCGCCTAA
- a CDS encoding heme-dependent oxidative N-demethylase subunit alpha family protein: MNEIRTPILQDKLPPGQAEVAAARLPSMRPVVGPWLTFDGAYGAQMALRRRLLQSCEADVYAQTLDGLAAAVGFVAAALDALPAGFVRTGDHVRCPDGHRAVIDWNAPLRSIGAVLQQDVCILERRGHEHVLSGAVLCFPASWTLAQKIGKPLIKIHNPVADYDSAIATRVQRLFDGAQEGRPMWRANLLRYNEAHLHQPRRENDPRPVVQPDAPYLRSERQTVLRLPQPDAVAFVIHTTVVAADAPDARD; encoded by the coding sequence ATGAATGAAATCCGGACCCCGATACTGCAGGATAAATTGCCGCCCGGTCAGGCCGAGGTCGCCGCGGCGCGACTTCCGTCAATGCGCCCTGTGGTGGGGCCGTGGCTGACGTTTGATGGTGCGTATGGGGCCCAGATGGCGCTGCGGCGGCGGTTATTGCAGAGCTGTGAGGCGGATGTTTATGCCCAGACGCTGGATGGTTTGGCGGCTGCAGTTGGATTTGTTGCCGCCGCACTTGATGCTTTGCCTGCTGGGTTTGTGCGGACGGGCGATCATGTGCGGTGTCCGGATGGGCACAGGGCGGTTATAGATTGGAATGCACCGCTTCGATCCATCGGGGCGGTTTTGCAGCAAGACGTCTGTATCTTGGAACGGCGCGGCCATGAGCATGTTTTGAGCGGCGCCGTCTTGTGTTTCCCGGCGAGTTGGACCCTAGCGCAAAAGATAGGCAAGCCGTTGATCAAAATTCATAATCCGGTGGCGGACTATGACAGTGCCATTGCGACGCGGGTTCAGCGTTTATTTGATGGGGCGCAGGAGGGGCGTCCGATGTGGCGGGCCAACTTGCTTCGTTATAACGAAGCGCACCTGCATCAGCCGAGGCGGGAAAACGATCCGCGCCCAGTCGTGCAGCCGGATGCACCGTATCTGCGCAGCGAACGACAAACTGTTTTACGACTGCCGCAGCCCGATGCCGTGGCGTTTGTGATTCATACGACTGTTGTGGCCGCAGACGCGCCAGATGCGCGGGATTAG
- a CDS encoding ABC transporter permease produces the protein MNDTLDKIPQRSRLRMFLDSDIYYAFRRSPVAVVSTVVVSILILAAVFAPLIAPTNPFNPATLNLMNGFTGPMAPNAFTGESFLLGTDDQGRDVFSTILYGMRVSLFVGVAAVLFAMVLGITLGLVSGYVGGWTETIIMRVADVQLTFPSILIAMLIFGIAKGVTPVEYRDQMAIWVLILAIGLSDWVQFARVVRGATLVEKRKEYVEAARLIGRTPCAIMLRHILPNVLSPVLVIATISLALAIIAEATLSFLGVGAPATQPSLGTLIRIGQGYLFSGEWWILLFPALTLLTLALSVNLLGDWLRDALNPRLR, from the coding sequence ATGAACGATACTTTAGACAAAATCCCACAGAGGTCGCGACTGCGCATGTTTTTAGACAGTGATATCTATTATGCGTTTCGCCGATCACCGGTTGCAGTGGTGTCCACAGTTGTCGTCAGCATTCTCATTTTGGCGGCTGTTTTCGCCCCGCTGATTGCACCGACGAACCCATTTAATCCTGCGACACTGAACCTGATGAATGGCTTTACAGGACCAATGGCCCCTAACGCCTTCACAGGTGAAAGTTTCTTGCTGGGCACTGATGACCAAGGTCGTGATGTATTTTCCACAATCCTTTATGGGATGCGGGTGTCTTTGTTTGTCGGTGTGGCAGCCGTACTATTTGCAATGGTTCTGGGGATCACATTGGGGCTGGTTTCTGGCTATGTTGGTGGTTGGACTGAGACGATTATTATGCGCGTCGCTGATGTGCAGCTTACGTTTCCGTCGATCCTTATAGCGATGCTGATTTTTGGCATCGCAAAAGGCGTAACGCCTGTCGAATACCGTGACCAGATGGCCATATGGGTGCTTATCCTCGCTATCGGGCTGAGCGATTGGGTACAGTTTGCACGTGTTGTTCGTGGTGCCACTTTAGTTGAAAAACGCAAAGAATATGTTGAGGCAGCTCGGCTGATTGGTCGGACGCCCTGTGCCATTATGTTGCGTCATATCTTGCCCAATGTTCTGTCGCCTGTGCTAGTGATCGCAACGATATCGCTGGCCTTGGCTATTATAGCCGAAGCCACGCTTAGTTTTTTGGGTGTTGGCGCACCGGCGACCCAGCCATCATTGGGGACGCTGATCCGCATTGGGCAAGGGTATTTATTTTCGGGCGAATGGTGGATCTTACTGTTCCCTGCGCTCACACTTTTGACGCTGGCGTTAAGCGTGAATTTGCTGGGTGACTGGCTGCGCGATGCACTGAATCCGAGGCTGCGCTGA
- a CDS encoding ABC transporter permease yields the protein MLAYIIRRVVQSALVLLIVGLAAFSMFRFVGDPIENMLGQERTTVDIERLRDQLGLDEPFIVQYVKFLEGAVQGNFGVSYRQGRPVSDILVERAPATLELATVSCVLAIAFGIAFGVFTAIRRDGFLANFIMSTSLIGVSLPTFLIGILLIYIFSVELGWLPSFGRGETVQIGNWSTGFLTASGLKALILPSITLGLYQMTLIMRLVRSEMLEVLRQDYIRFARARGLKNRTINFRHALKNTMVPVITVIGLQLGSIIAFAIITETVFQWPGVGLLFINAVQFVDIPVMAAYLMLISVMFVAINLIVDILYFFIDPRLRVDRAGGH from the coding sequence ATGCTGGCCTATATTATCCGTCGCGTCGTGCAATCGGCGCTTGTCTTGCTAATCGTCGGTCTTGCCGCGTTTTCGATGTTTCGTTTTGTTGGTGACCCGATCGAAAATATGCTTGGTCAGGAACGTACGACTGTTGATATTGAGCGGCTGCGCGACCAGCTCGGTCTGGATGAGCCGTTTATCGTGCAGTACGTCAAATTTCTTGAGGGTGCAGTGCAAGGCAACTTTGGAGTAAGCTACCGGCAGGGGCGGCCTGTGTCTGACATCTTGGTAGAACGCGCGCCTGCCACCCTGGAACTAGCAACTGTGTCATGTGTGCTTGCTATTGCGTTTGGCATCGCATTCGGTGTGTTTACAGCGATCCGGCGTGATGGATTTTTGGCAAATTTTATCATGTCGACATCCCTGATTGGCGTATCGCTGCCGACGTTCCTCATTGGTATACTCCTGATATATATCTTTTCAGTAGAGCTCGGCTGGTTGCCCAGTTTTGGCCGTGGAGAGACGGTTCAAATTGGAAATTGGTCGACCGGGTTTCTGACTGCTTCGGGGTTGAAGGCGCTGATCTTGCCGTCTATCACACTTGGGCTTTATCAGATGACACTTATCATGCGGCTTGTGCGTTCTGAAATGCTTGAGGTCTTACGCCAAGACTACATTCGCTTTGCTCGCGCCCGTGGACTAAAGAACCGTACCATCAATTTTCGCCATGCGTTGAAAAACACAATGGTGCCTGTGATCACAGTTATCGGCTTGCAGCTTGGGTCTATCATCGCTTTTGCGATCATCACAGAAACGGTGTTTCAGTGGCCAGGAGTTGGCCTGCTTTTTATAAACGCTGTCCAATTTGTAGATATCCCAGTCATGGCGGCGTATCTGATGTTGATTTCAGTCATGTTTGTAGCGATCAACCTGATTGTAGATATCCTTTATTTTTTTATTGATCCGCGTTTGCGCGTTGACCGGGCAGGGGGCCACTAA
- a CDS encoding ABC transporter ATP-binding protein gives MSLISVKNLTRVFDVSKPWLNRVIERRAKAFLTAVSDVDFEVEERSTYALVGESGSGKSTIGRMLVGLLTPSSGKVEINGVNLATETDADKVDVIRSDIQMIFQDPFASLNPRWRVRDIIVEPVVARGGDATGLAEKLLVQVGLSALDAGKFPHEFSGGQRQRICIARALSSEPKLIVCDEPTSALDVSVQAQVLNLMSDLKDNFGLTYVLISHDLTVVRHMADRIGVLYLGRLVEEASPEDLFTDTKHPYTKMLLEAAPRMDGFGREADLPEGEIPDPIDPPKGCAFNPRCPIATNICRQERPMMRQLGDIRVACHLAD, from the coding sequence ATGTCGTTGATTTCTGTAAAGAACCTGACCCGCGTTTTTGACGTGTCCAAACCGTGGTTGAATAGGGTGATTGAGCGGCGTGCGAAGGCGTTTCTCACGGCAGTATCTGATGTGGATTTCGAAGTTGAAGAGCGCAGTACCTATGCACTGGTCGGCGAGAGTGGGTCTGGGAAATCCACCATTGGTCGCATGTTGGTTGGGCTGCTGACGCCCTCGTCAGGCAAGGTTGAAATTAACGGTGTGAACCTTGCGACCGAAACTGACGCAGACAAGGTTGATGTGATCAGGTCAGATATTCAGATGATTTTCCAAGACCCTTTTGCCTCGCTTAATCCGCGTTGGCGGGTGCGTGACATCATCGTGGAACCCGTTGTAGCCCGTGGTGGTGATGCGACGGGGCTGGCGGAAAAGCTGCTGGTACAAGTGGGACTTTCGGCGCTGGATGCTGGGAAATTTCCGCATGAATTTTCGGGTGGCCAACGGCAACGGATTTGTATTGCCCGCGCGTTGTCGTCTGAGCCAAAACTTATTGTGTGTGACGAGCCGACATCAGCACTTGATGTATCCGTGCAGGCGCAGGTCTTAAACTTAATGAGTGATCTTAAGGATAATTTTGGATTAACTTATGTTCTGATCAGCCACGACCTGACCGTGGTTCGACATATGGCTGACCGGATTGGAGTTCTATACCTTGGACGACTGGTCGAGGAAGCGAGCCCTGAGGATTTGTTTACCGACACCAAACATCCGTATACTAAAATGCTGCTAGAAGCAGCCCCTCGGATGGATGGCTTTGGCCGCGAGGCAGACCTGCCAGAAGGTGAAATTCCAGACCCTATCGATCCGCCAAAGGGTTGTGCATTTAACCCGCGCTGCCCCATCGCTACGAATATTTGTAGACAAGAACGGCCTATGATGCGTCAGTTGGGTGATATTCGCGTTGCGTGCCATTTGGCAGATTAG
- a CDS encoding IS1595-like element ISOan10 family transposase, protein MPARWKNDKPMSRPAFDARFSDEEACSHYLAEHRWPEGFVCPSCGTCKGWPLKRNRATWECAGCARQTSVTAGTVMHSSHLPLRIWFLAAHIITSHSNGMSALQLQAQLGLGSYKTAWLLLQKLRRSMVNPDRNPLKDLVEIDETEIPFRSRHDPEDRPKGGRSPVGKMFVVCAVELSRDGHPRRIRMKHIPDGASKTLHGFIGQAVEPGAHVITDGWLGYENPPANTHEAKVVSGKKAHDILHWVHRVFSNLKTWAKGVFHGLRKCHLQRYLDEFVFRWNRRRHMRSAFDTLLGIGVGIGPATYRDFVEQRA, encoded by the coding sequence ATGCCAGCCAGATGGAAAAACGACAAACCCATGTCCCGCCCGGCGTTCGACGCCAGGTTTTCTGATGAGGAAGCGTGTTCGCATTATCTGGCGGAACATCGTTGGCCTGAGGGCTTTGTGTGTCCTTCCTGTGGCACCTGCAAGGGCTGGCCGTTAAAGCGAAATCGCGCGACTTGGGAATGTGCCGGTTGCGCACGGCAGACATCCGTGACGGCTGGCACGGTGATGCACAGCAGCCATTTGCCGTTGCGAATTTGGTTTCTTGCCGCGCACATCATCACCAGCCATTCCAACGGCATGTCAGCGCTGCAACTTCAGGCGCAACTTGGCCTTGGCAGCTACAAGACGGCGTGGCTCCTCTTGCAAAAGCTGCGGCGGTCGATGGTCAACCCTGACCGCAACCCCCTGAAAGACCTTGTCGAGATCGATGAAACAGAGATTCCGTTCCGGTCCCGGCATGATCCCGAGGACCGGCCAAAGGGTGGGCGGAGCCCGGTCGGAAAGATGTTTGTCGTCTGCGCCGTCGAGTTATCAAGAGACGGACATCCGCGCCGTATCAGGATGAAACACATTCCCGACGGCGCATCAAAGACGCTACACGGGTTCATTGGTCAGGCTGTAGAGCCTGGCGCTCACGTCATCACGGATGGCTGGCTAGGTTACGAAAATCCCCCTGCAAACACGCATGAGGCGAAGGTCGTCAGCGGCAAGAAGGCACATGACATACTCCACTGGGTCCACCGCGTGTTCTCCAACCTAAAAACGTGGGCAAAAGGCGTCTTCCACGGCCTCAGAAAATGCCATCTGCAACGCTATCTCGACGAATTTGTGTTCCGCTGGAACCGACGGCGACACATGCGAAGCGCCTTCGACACGCTGCTGGGGATCGGTGTTGGTATTGGCCCAGCGACATATCGTGATTTTGTTGAACAGCGCGCCTGA
- a CDS encoding transposase → MGQQRRKYTDDYKAGAVERLYEPGATQGSVAKELRITGTQLKTWRFCTKHPLFSQRGR, encoded by the coding sequence ATGGGACAACAGCGGCGTAAGTACACAGACGATTATAAGGCCGGGGCAGTTGAGCGACTGTACGAGCCTGGGGCGACGCAAGGCAGCGTTGCCAAGGAGCTCAGGATTACTGGTACACAGCTGAAGACGTGGAGATTTTGCACAAAGCATCCGCTTTTTTCGCAACGCGGGCGGTGA
- a CDS encoding universal stress protein, translated as MASDAGQMAEATIEGMEESDPAYSANDLQAALIQLEKSKKRKTIDDLSLPNARFQRIMVVTTVDQDLNRDVADIAYDMAEVADGKVYLLNVVPSQYAGAGLMAAGPMMTSVPLIAIDNTQIIEERTQQLAELRVESGASVKTEIEVRSGQIEQVIADYADECDADIIVVGSPSRSWLEALFDPSITSRVTNSAPCPVLIVPESA; from the coding sequence ATGCCGGGCAGATGGCAGAGGCGACGATTGAGGGTATGGAGGAGAGCGACCCGGCATATAGCGCCAACGATCTTCAGGCTGCTCTGATCCAACTCGAGAAGTCCAAAAAACGTAAAACCATTGATGATCTAAGCCTGCCGAACGCGCGCTTTCAGCGGATTATGGTCGTGACGACAGTCGACCAAGATTTGAACCGTGACGTCGCGGATATTGCCTATGACATGGCTGAGGTCGCGGACGGCAAGGTTTACTTGCTGAACGTTGTCCCGTCGCAATATGCGGGGGCAGGGTTGATGGCCGCAGGACCAATGATGACCTCCGTTCCGCTTATTGCTATTGATAATACTCAAATCATTGAAGAGCGCACTCAGCAACTCGCTGAGTTGAGGGTCGAAAGTGGGGCTAGCGTTAAGACTGAGATTGAGGTGCGCAGCGGCCAAATCGAACAGGTGATCGCCGACTATGCCGATGAATGTGATGCCGATATCATAGTTGTTGGATCCCCAAGCCGATCTTGGCTCGAAGCGTTGTTCGATCCTTCTATCACCAGCAGAGTCACCAATTCGGCCCCATGTCCTGTTCTGATAGTGCCGGAATCCGCGTAG
- a CDS encoding ABC transporter substrate-binding protein, whose product MKTTSALTLAAVLLATTAPLNAETLRWARSGDALTLDPHAQNEGPTHTIRHQMYEPLIIRDISGAFEAALATDWAPKADDPNIWVFNLREGVTFHDGAAFTAEDVVFSFERAKQPNSDMKELIGSITEVRAVGDFSVEIVTDGPNPILPSNLTNLFIMDKDWTEANNTVDVQDFEGGELTFATTNVNGTGPYVLQSREPDVKTVMVRNDAYWGIDQFPMEVTEIIYTPIQNAATRVAAMLSGEIDFLQDMPVQDLERVNAVDGLIVKQAPQNRVIFFGMNQGADDLESDNIDGANPLADVRVRQAMSMAINRDAIRQVVMRGQSEPAGMIAPPFVNGWTAEMDAESSTDVEAAKALLAEAGYADGFSIRLDCPNDRYVNDEGICQAAVGMLGQIGITVNLDAKPKAQHFPLISGGQTDFYMLGWGVPTYDSEYVFNFLVHSRESEIGTWNATGFSDADLDLMIQSLASNTDLEARNADIATIWRTVQDEQLYIPIHHQVLNWGMSERVGIEVDPEDQPKIKYFTMN is encoded by the coding sequence ATGAAAACAACATCGGCACTTACACTGGCCGCAGTGCTGCTTGCGACAACTGCACCGCTCAATGCAGAAACGCTGCGTTGGGCACGCTCTGGAGACGCGCTGACTCTTGATCCGCACGCACAAAACGAGGGGCCTACCCATACGATTCGTCACCAAATGTACGAACCCTTGATTATTCGCGACATCAGTGGCGCGTTTGAGGCGGCACTGGCGACCGACTGGGCACCCAAAGCAGATGATCCGAATATCTGGGTCTTTAATCTACGTGAAGGCGTGACTTTCCATGACGGTGCGGCATTCACTGCCGAAGACGTGGTCTTCAGCTTTGAGCGCGCCAAACAGCCAAATTCGGATATGAAAGAACTGATCGGTTCGATAACGGAAGTGCGCGCGGTTGGTGACTTTTCTGTAGAGATCGTGACTGATGGACCCAACCCAATCCTTCCTTCCAATCTGACTAATTTGTTCATCATGGACAAAGACTGGACCGAGGCGAATAACACCGTTGATGTGCAAGATTTTGAAGGTGGCGAGCTTACGTTTGCAACAACCAATGTAAACGGCACCGGCCCCTATGTGCTGCAAAGCCGTGAACCTGACGTCAAAACCGTTATGGTGCGCAACGATGCATACTGGGGCATTGATCAGTTTCCGATGGAGGTCACTGAAATCATTTATACCCCGATCCAAAACGCCGCGACCCGTGTGGCAGCGATGCTTTCAGGTGAGATCGATTTCTTACAAGACATGCCCGTGCAAGATCTTGAGCGTGTGAATGCCGTCGATGGTTTGATTGTCAAACAGGCGCCACAAAACCGGGTTATTTTCTTTGGTATGAACCAAGGTGCTGATGATCTCGAATCCGATAACATTGATGGTGCCAACCCACTGGCTGATGTGCGTGTTCGGCAGGCTATGTCGATGGCAATCAACCGCGATGCAATCCGTCAGGTTGTGATGCGTGGTCAAAGTGAACCAGCGGGCATGATCGCGCCACCATTTGTAAACGGCTGGACGGCTGAGATGGACGCGGAATCCTCTACAGATGTCGAAGCGGCCAAGGCTTTGTTGGCTGAAGCTGGCTATGCGGATGGTTTCTCGATCCGGTTGGATTGCCCAAATGACCGATATGTGAATGACGAAGGTATCTGTCAGGCTGCAGTCGGCATGTTGGGCCAAATCGGCATCACTGTGAATTTGGATGCTAAACCAAAAGCGCAGCACTTTCCGCTAATTAGTGGCGGTCAAACCGATTTTTATATGTTGGGTTGGGGCGTGCCGACTTACGATTCTGAATATGTCTTCAACTTCCTTGTTCATTCCCGCGAGTCTGAGATTGGTACTTGGAACGCGACCGGTTTCTCTGATGCGGATCTAGATCTGATGATCCAATCGCTGGCCTCTAACACTGATCTTGAGGCACGCAATGCTGACATTGCGACGATTTGGCGGACCGTGCAGGACGAACAGCTTTACATTCCAATTCATCACCAAGTGTTGAACTGGGGTATGTCGGAAAGAGTTGGGATTGAGGTCGATCCTGAAGACCAGCCAAAGATCAAATATTTCACTATGAATTGA
- a CDS encoding ABC transporter ATP-binding protein, producing MSDVVLSIRGLSVKIPTRSGIVKPVDDISYDIRAGEILGIVGESGAGKSMAGNAVIGLLNPPAQIAAGEIWLNGSRIDNLKDAAMRRLRGKHIGMVFQDPLTSLNPLLSIGDQLTETMLTHLPISRSEAHQRAVAALDEVGIPGAAERIGSYPHEFSGGMRQRVVIALALCAEPSLIIADEPTTALDVSVQAQIIALLKRLCRDRGTAVMLITHDMGVITEAADRVAVMYAGRLAELGAVRDVLTQPQHPYTQGLMASTPLASQGKARLHQIEGAMPRLNAVPEGCPFHPRCAYAQDKCRAAPTPQIVGGHAACWFPLIAQKVS from the coding sequence ATGTCAGACGTTGTTTTGTCGATCAGGGGTCTGTCCGTCAAGATTCCCACCCGCAGCGGTATTGTAAAGCCCGTAGACGATATCAGCTATGACATCCGTGCGGGCGAAATTTTGGGTATTGTTGGCGAAAGTGGTGCAGGCAAATCAATGGCTGGCAATGCTGTTATTGGACTGCTGAACCCACCTGCGCAGATAGCGGCGGGCGAAATTTGGCTCAACGGCAGCCGCATAGATAATCTCAAAGACGCGGCGATGCGCCGCTTGCGTGGGAAACACATTGGAATGGTGTTCCAAGACCCTCTGACATCGCTTAACCCGCTGCTCAGCATTGGTGACCAGCTGACCGAAACCATGCTGACCCACCTGCCTATCAGCCGATCCGAGGCACATCAGCGTGCTGTTGCTGCACTGGACGAAGTTGGAATTCCCGGTGCTGCTGAACGTATCGGCAGCTATCCGCATGAATTCAGTGGTGGGATGCGACAACGGGTTGTGATCGCGTTAGCACTCTGCGCTGAGCCGTCGTTGATTATTGCGGACGAACCGACCACAGCACTAGACGTGTCTGTGCAGGCGCAGATCATTGCCCTGCTCAAACGGCTTTGCCGTGACCGGGGGACTGCTGTAATGCTGATTACGCATGATATGGGCGTTATTACAGAGGCAGCGGACCGCGTTGCTGTGATGTACGCTGGCCGCTTGGCCGAATTGGGTGCTGTGCGCGATGTGCTGACTCAACCCCAGCATCCTTACACCCAAGGTCTCATGGCCTCTACGCCACTGGCGTCACAGGGGAAAGCGCGGCTGCACCAAATCGAAGGGGCAATGCCCCGGCTGAATGCAGTTCCCGAAGGCTGCCCGTTTCATCCACGTTGTGCGTATGCGCAAGACAAATGCAGGGCCGCGCCCACACCACAAATTGTAGGTGGCCACGCTGCATGCTGGTTCCCACTGATCGCACAAAAGGTATCGTGA